The genome window GACCGAGTCGTCAACGGTGTCGCTCCGCAGGATCGCGGGGTTGCTATGGTGTTCCAGAATTACGCGCTCTACCCCCACATGAGCGTCCGGAAGAACATGTCGTACGGTCTCAAGCTGACGACCGACCTCTCCGCAGACGAGATCGACCAGCGGGTGCAGGAAACAGCGGAAATGATGGGTATCGGCGATCTCCTCGAGAAGAAACCTACGAATCTCTCCGGCGGACAGCAGCAACGCGTCGCCACCGGTCGTGCGATCGTACGCCAACCGAACGTGTTCCTGTTCGACGAACCGCTGAGCAACCTCGACGCGAAACTCCGGCTCCACATGCGGACGGAACTTCAGCGTATCCAGGAGGATCTGGGAACGACCTCGGTGTACGTCACGCACGACCAGACGGAAGCGATGACGATGTCCGATCGGATCGTCATCCTCGACGGTGGAACGATCCAGCAGGTCGGTACCCCCGCGGAAGTGTACGCCCGGCCCACGAATCAGTTCGTGGCCGACTTCATCGGTTCGCCGAGCATGAACTTCTTCGACGTCGAGCGCGACGGAAGTCGCCTTCTGGGATCGTCGTTTACCTACGAACTCTCCGAAGAGAGCGCCGATCGGATCGGACACTCCGCTACGACCGAGCGACTCGTGCTCGGCATTCGTCCGGAACACATCGAGATCGACGACAGTGCGACGGAGGCGATCTCGGCGACGCTCGACGTTCTCGAACACGAAGGGAGCGACAACTACCTCTATCTCTCCGACGACCACGACGAGTGGACCGTCCGGGTCGACGGACAGGAACGGTACGAGCCCGGTACGACGCTCGGATTCCGGCTCCCGGAGGCGCACGTCCACGTATTCGACGGCGAGACGGGCGAAAACCTCCTCGTCGATGGACGGACCGAACAGGATCCCCTGACCGCCACGTAACCACCATTTCCCCTTTCCCGGACCGGATCGCCCCATACGCCGCCGTTTGGGAAAGATTAATAACTATGGTGATTAATCCATCTATCATGCGATCGATTACCACTCAGGACGGCGGATCGAATACCCGACGTTTCCTGTCTCGTCGAACCGTATTGGCGGGAAGCGCGGCGGCGTTGACGACCGGTCTCGCCGGTTGCGCGGGTCTGACCGGTGGGTCGAGTAACAGCGGTGATACTGGGAACGCCGGTGGCTCGGGGCCGACCGAGATCGAGTACTGGATGTACTTCGGCGCGCAGGAGAAGCGGGAGATGACGAAGCTGGTCGAGGACTTTAACTCGAAACACGACGACATTCGGGTCAAAGCACAGAGCGTCCCGTTCGGCTCGTTCCTGGACAAGTTGTTTACGTCGGTCAACTCGAAGAACGCACCGCACGTCGCCAGCTACTACGGGTCCTACGGACGCTACCTCCGGCCGATTTGCCACCCGGTCGATCAGTATCTCTCTCAGGGAACGGGGGACGAGTACTTCGACATCGCGTGGAGCAACCTGCAAGTCGAGGACAAGACCTACGCACTTCCGATCGACGTCCACGGAAAGGCCCTCTACACGAATGACGCAGTCATGGAGAAGGCGGGGTTGGACCCGAAGCGGGAGTTCAAAGACTGGGAGTCGTTCTCGCAGGCTTGCTCGACCATCAAGAGCGAAACGGACGCACGTCCCTTCTCTTTCCTGAACTGGAACGCGGGACAGGCGGCCTTTCGGACGTATCTCATCGCACTCACGCAGGCGGGAGGAAGCGTACTCGAAGGGAAACCTGGTTCCTTCGAGGTGACGTACGATGACGCGACCGGCGTCGAGACGGCCGAGATGATGGCCTCGATCACGGGTGACCTCGGATGGGACACACCGACGTTTCAAAGCGATTCGGCCCGGGTCAAGGACTTCATCGGGGATCGCCTCGGCATGTTCATCGCGGGGACGTGGTCGACCAACAACTTCGAGAACGAGAACGGCAAGATCCCGGACGACCTCTCGTTCCATTTCAAGAAGCCGTTCATGTTCCCCGG of Halomarina pelagica contains these proteins:
- a CDS encoding ABC transporter ATP-binding protein, encoding MSSITIDGVRKRYDGDTGPIVAIDGVSIDVEDGEFLTIVGPSGSGKSTLLRMIAGLESITDGTIEIGDRVVNGVAPQDRGVAMVFQNYALYPHMSVRKNMSYGLKLTTDLSADEIDQRVQETAEMMGIGDLLEKKPTNLSGGQQQRVATGRAIVRQPNVFLFDEPLSNLDAKLRLHMRTELQRIQEDLGTTSVYVTHDQTEAMTMSDRIVILDGGTIQQVGTPAEVYARPTNQFVADFIGSPSMNFFDVERDGSRLLGSSFTYELSEESADRIGHSATTERLVLGIRPEHIEIDDSATEAISATLDVLEHEGSDNYLYLSDDHDEWTVRVDGQERYEPGTTLGFRLPEAHVHVFDGETGENLLVDGRTEQDPLTAT
- a CDS encoding extracellular solute-binding protein, which encodes MVINPSIMRSITTQDGGSNTRRFLSRRTVLAGSAAALTTGLAGCAGLTGGSSNSGDTGNAGGSGPTEIEYWMYFGAQEKREMTKLVEDFNSKHDDIRVKAQSVPFGSFLDKLFTSVNSKNAPHVASYYGSYGRYLRPICHPVDQYLSQGTGDEYFDIAWSNLQVEDKTYALPIDVHGKALYTNDAVMEKAGLDPKREFKDWESFSQACSTIKSETDARPFSFLNWNAGQAAFRTYLIALTQAGGSVLEGKPGSFEVTYDDATGVETAEMMASITGDLGWDTPTFQSDSARVKDFIGDRLGMFIAGTWSTNNFENENGKIPDDLSFHFKKPFMFPGDGEDVAWAESNSLYFPKNPNHTEAEKRAAVKFAEYVTQNNYLWASAGGHLPAAKEVATSKKVKNTKLWKEFGTISTMYDMVKNKQVRYQPKTNIHLNSPKFWSPFIDLYLHNVEPKKAVTTSAETLRQALAQQR